In a genomic window of Spirochaetales bacterium:
- a CDS encoding dockerin type I repeat-containing protein, translating to MEKNSQKNEWKIPIFAGIFLVWGGIALFPQTLGDVNGSGSIDIVDALQIAQYYVGLSPSGFIVDAADTDCSGQVNIVDALRVAQYYVGLLEELSCGDETPAPSTPTPVPAVTDAPGTEAPTGEPGELHTGNSTYFYNLGSPYGGCGLHQSELDSQNFVAVNVQNSPGDYTTFHTRPISAEYADTLGFFDNGKNCGRWVRVTIGDFCNGTNDGAMNQPFCRGGSGWTEDAYNGAVLDMIVSDSCYDGNAWCRDDPNHLDLAFDALNKFVKDGKEVGDMYPDHYNNRQIHWQFIEAPNYTGDIRIGFMLSAQIWWPAIAISHLRNGIHGVDYWDGESWVKAEMNGDLGQSYIIGPTVTNDWEPGRDYRIRVYDVNDRLINDGRIYNFSFPESCGDNCSPTFTEVEYTVE from the coding sequence ATGGAAAAAAACAGTCAAAAAAATGAATGGAAAATCCCGATATTCGCGGGTATTTTCCTTGTCTGGGGTGGCATCGCCCTTTTCCCCCAGACACTCGGTGACGTGAACGGAAGCGGTTCGATCGATATTGTCGACGCCCTTCAGATAGCCCAATATTACGTGGGACTCAGCCCGTCGGGTTTTATTGTCGATGCGGCGGATACGGACTGCTCCGGGCAGGTCAATATCGTGGACGCCCTCAGGGTCGCCCAGTATTACGTGGGACTCTTGGAGGAATTGTCGTGCGGGGATGAAACGCCGGCACCGTCGACACCGACCCCGGTACCCGCGGTAACGGACGCGCCCGGGACGGAGGCGCCCACGGGCGAACCCGGAGAGCTTCACACCGGGAATTCGACCTATTTTTACAATCTCGGTAGTCCTTACGGGGGCTGCGGCCTGCATCAATCGGAACTGGATTCGCAAAACTTTGTCGCGGTGAATGTCCAGAATTCACCCGGCGACTATACGACATTCCACACCCGTCCGATTTCAGCCGAATATGCGGATACGCTCGGGTTTTTCGATAACGGAAAAAACTGCGGCCGTTGGGTCCGCGTCACGATAGGTGATTTCTGTAACGGTACCAATGACGGGGCAATGAATCAACCCTTCTGCCGTGGCGGAAGCGGATGGACGGAGGATGCCTACAACGGCGCCGTTTTGGATATGATCGTGTCCGACAGCTGCTATGACGGGAACGCCTGGTGCCGGGACGATCCGAACCATCTCGATCTCGCATTTGACGCCCTGAACAAGTTCGTAAAGGACGGAAAAGAGGTGGGGGATATGTACCCCGATCACTACAATAACCGTCAGATTCACTGGCAGTTTATCGAGGCGCCGAATTATACCGGAGATATCCGGATCGGATTTATGTTGAGTGCGCAGATATGGTGGCCCGCCATTGCTATCAGCCACCTGAGAAACGGGATCCACGGCGTGGATTACTGGGACGGTGAAAGCTGGGTAAAGGCGGAGATGAACGGCGATCTCGGCCAGTCATACATAATCGGGCCGACGGTGACAAACGATTGGGAGCCGGGGCGGGATTACCGGATCAGGGTGTACGACGTAAACGACCGGCTTATCAACGACGGCAGGATATACAATTTCTCGTTTCCCGAAAGCTGCGGGGATAATTGCAGCCCCACGTTCACGGAAGTCGAGTATACGGTCGAGTAG